The nucleotide sequence TTAACAGAGGCTGAAAAATTTGATGTATTATCAAATGCAAAAGGAAATCTAAACGGAGCTGACTTTGAAGATGTAATGACTCGTTCTACTATCGAATCAATACAAGCAATAAAAACTATTCAAGCCAAAAATGGTGAGCAAGGAGCAAATCGTTATATCATTAGTAATAACGAAAGTGCTTTGAATGTAATGGAAACGTTAGCCATGATTCGTTTAACTGATTGGGAGCAACCTACCGTAGATGTGATTCCGCTTTTTGAATCAGTTGATGATTTGTTGGATTCTCATAATATCATGGAGAAATTGTATACTAATCCGATGTATGCGGCTCATTTGAAAAACAGAGGTAACATTCAAACAATCATGTTAGGGTTCTCTGATGGTACAAAAGATGGAGGTTATTTGATGGCCAACTGGAGTATTTATCAAGCCAAAGAAGCTTTGACTGCTATTTCTAGGAAATATGATGTAGAAGTAATTTTCTTTGATGGTCGTGGTGGACCACCGGCACGTGGAGGAGGAAAAACGCATAAATTTTACGCTTCTTTAGGTCCAAATATTGAAAACAAAGAAATTCAAATCACAGTACAAGGACAAACTATTAGTTCTAATTTTGGAACATTGGATTCTTGTCGTCACAATTTAGAGAACTTATTGAGTGCAGGTGTAACGAATCAGGTATTTAATAAAACGAACAACATTCTTTCTCCTGAAGATAAAGAAGTGATGGGGCAGCTTTCTGAGTTAGGATATGAGAAGTATTTAAGCTTCAAGAATCATCCTAAATTTATACCTTATTTGGAGAAAATGAGTACTTTGAAGTATTATGCTAAAACAAATATTGGTAGTCGCCCTTCTAAAAGAAGTAAGTCGGCATCATTAGATTTTAAAGATTTAAGAGCGATACCATTTGTTGGTTCTTGGAGTCAATTGAAGCAAAATGTTCCTGGTTTTTATGGAGTAGGAGCTGCTTTAAGGCGTTTTGAAGAAACAGGTGAATGGGATAAAGTTCAGGCTTTGTATGATAATTCAATGTTTTTTAGAACACTTCTTGAAAATAGTATGATGTCATTGGCTAAGTCATTTTTCCCATTAACAGCCTATATGAAAAATGATCCTGAGTTTGGTGAATTTTGGCAAAACATCTACGATGAATTTTTGGACACCAAACGTTTGTTGTTGAAAATTGCTGGTCATAAAGAATTGATGGAAAACTACCCTGACGGTAAAGCTTCTATTGAGATTAGAGAGCGTATTGTATTGCCATTGTTGACAATACAGCAATATGCACTATTGAGAATTAACGAATTAAACAAAGCAGATAAACCTGATGAAGCCTTAATTAAGGTGTATGAGAAAATTGTAATGCGTTCTCTTTTTGGGAATACCAATGCAAGTAGAAACTCAGCTTAATTTTAATAGATGAACTCTAGTCAATTACAAGAAAGCGAATATTCTGTTTTTTTTGCTACCTATATAAAAGCATTAGATAATATTGAATTGATTGAAGACTTAGAAATAAGTCTTCATCAATTTATCAAGTTTGTTCAAAATATTCCTATGGATAAATTTGATTTTCGTTATGCTGAAGATAAGTGGACTATTAAAGATATTATTCAGCATCTAATTGA is from Flavobacterium sp. NG2 and encodes:
- a CDS encoding phosphoenolpyruvate carboxylase, whose product is MYTLPKIERFNQNVLSKYNIYNSVFITLPFDSIDNTGVMLPLFTDVCETGFKKQETPKEIMEFFSKKYLHSTNEKEQIDLMFRFIQYIERQIVLFDAIEDAAFPVVNNMEGRGSLRDIKEKADARGAKEELVAFLKDFNVRTVLTAHPTQFYPGAVLGIINDLTKAIRENDLLRIKQLLAQLGKTPFIKNEKPNPFDEAVSLIWYLENVFYPTSSDMIHYLQKNVFQGETVDNSIIKLGFWPGGDRDGNPFVTTEITLKVADRLRTSILKCYYMEVRRLKRKLTFFNVDVLIAELEDKLYRSVFYSQGDIFITLDELKSQLNKIKNIVVEQHESLYLDELESLIINVNLFGFYFATLDIRQNSRIHDAVFRDVFDYYQKNDPSVFPKNYYELTEAEKFDVLSNAKGNLNGADFEDVMTRSTIESIQAIKTIQAKNGEQGANRYIISNNESALNVMETLAMIRLTDWEQPTVDVIPLFESVDDLLDSHNIMEKLYTNPMYAAHLKNRGNIQTIMLGFSDGTKDGGYLMANWSIYQAKEALTAISRKYDVEVIFFDGRGGPPARGGGKTHKFYASLGPNIENKEIQITVQGQTISSNFGTLDSCRHNLENLLSAGVTNQVFNKTNNILSPEDKEVMGQLSELGYEKYLSFKNHPKFIPYLEKMSTLKYYAKTNIGSRPSKRSKSASLDFKDLRAIPFVGSWSQLKQNVPGFYGVGAALRRFEETGEWDKVQALYDNSMFFRTLLENSMMSLAKSFFPLTAYMKNDPEFGEFWQNIYDEFLDTKRLLLKIAGHKELMENYPDGKASIEIRERIVLPLLTIQQYALLRINELNKADKPDEALIKVYEKIVMRSLFGNTNASRNSA